The DNA window TGGTAGCATTTTGAACTACTTGGTTCCTGACCCAGAATTGGTTAGCATGGCCCAGCTCTTTTTGCGAATCCATGCTTTTGGTGTGCCTGGCttgattctttttgaaAGCGGTAAAAGGTTTTTACAGGCTCAACATCTCTTCCAAGCTAGCACATACGTTTTGCTTGTGGCACTTCCCTTTAActtgatattgaattggCTGTTGGTGTGGAATCCAAGTACCGGAATGGGATACACTGGTATTCCCTTGGCGATAGGTGTCACATACTGGGTTATCTCGCTCCTAATGTTTGCATACGTGATTTTCATCGACGGAATTGAATGTTGGGGCGGTATCGATTGGGACAAAGCATCAAGCAATTGGAAACCAATGCTATCTCTAGCTGTGCCTGGTGTAATCATGGTAATTTCTGATTTTTTAGCATTTGAGATCTTGACTATTTTTGCTTCCAGATTCGGAACCGAGGCCTTGGCCGCCCAGTCAATTGTATCCAATGTTGCAACTTTATGTTTCCAAGTCCCGTTTGCATTTGCTGTGGCTATAAGTACACGGATGGGACACTTTATTGGGGACGGGAACATCGCCTGCGCCAAGATACTCAACGACCTCACAGTCGTCATTGGTGGGTCTATTGGGCTACTCAGTTTTTGCTTGTTCTATTTTGGGAGACACGTTTTGGGAGAATTTTTCACCAGCGACAAAATGGTGTTAGAAATCAGCTCCAAATTACTTATCTTGGCCGgtatcaatcaaatctCAGATTCCCTAAATGTTGTGGGAACAGGTGTGCTCAGGGGACAAGGCAGACAAAGAATCGGATCGATCCTAAACATCATATCGTATTACTTCCTTGCCATACCTTTGGGATACGTGCTTGCATTCAAACTTGGTATGGAAATGAGCGGGTTGTGGATTGGATTGATTATTGgtgttcttgttcttgctGTGACACAATGCACAAGTATATGTTTGAGCAATTGGGAAAAGATACTAGAACATTCACATAGAATTCATGACAGTGTATAGAGTTTGTATTTTTAAACGCGCAACatacaaaagaaatagaaaattttttttttttcttcttctatcCATCTCAATTCAACCATGCCTAGAAGATTCAATAAGAAAAACGCAACCACCTTCAATGTCGTACATAGAGCCCATGATGATGCAAGGTTCTACGACGACGAAGCGTCTGAGCATGTTTTGGTTCCACAAtcttcaaagaaaaaagtggTTACCACTGCTGAATTAGAAAAGAAACTTGCCAATACAAGTATAAGAGATAACGAAGGGTTGGCGGCACAGTATGGTATCACCTACGACGACTCCAAATACGACTA is part of the Candida dubliniensis CD36 chromosome R, complete sequence genome and encodes:
- a CDS encoding transporter protein, putative; the protein is MNTEETLLITPVNNYDAIVNDTKDNDTTPTSELKHLTRSSFPLVVSFVLQYVFSITSVYAAGRLGAKELAACSLAICTFNITGLAVFQGMATSLDTFCSQAYGSGNKKMVGVYFQRATLLMFATMIPLMVVWWYSGSILNYLVPDPELVSMAQLFLRIHAFGVPGLILFESGKRFLQAQHLFQASTYVLLVALPFNLILNWSLVWNPSTGMGYTGIPLAIGVTYWVISLLMFAYVIFIDGIECWGGIDWDKASSNWKPMLSLAVPGVIMVISDFLAFEILTIFASRFGTEALAAQSIVSNVATLCFQVPFAFAVAISTRMGHFIGDGNIACAKILNDLTVVIGGSIGLLSFCLFYFGRHVLGEFFTSDKMVLEISSKLLILAGINQISDSLNVVGTGVLRGQGRQRIGSILNIISYYFLAIPLGYVLAFKLGMEMSGLWIGLIIGVLVLAVTQCTSICLSNWEKILEHSHRIHDSV